One segment of Leptospirillum ferrooxidans C2-3 DNA contains the following:
- the uvrC gene encoding excinuclease ABC subunit UvrC → MAEIINTGTENVFSPEILERIRMAPCEPGVYIMKDADGHVLYVGKSRNLRDRIRSYFTTRTGRGNRIAMMVTKIRNIDTIVTQTEVDALILENSLIKKYRPKYNVLLRDDKTYPLLRFTWQESFPRLSVVRKIQNDGALYFGPFVSPGALKDTLRLVTRTFPLASCEIPLDGSTERPCVEYQIQRCLGPCAGLVSIPDYRKVANEVRLFLEGKNDDLLRALHQEMTTLAKDLRFEEAAKIRDRFLNVSMIQEKQGISFDIQHSVDVVAIVRDVPFVLIEVLQLRGGSVSGKREIDLKNGEEATDSELLGAFFDQYYGKDLSTIPDEILIGSPLSEEELMSLSWLTEKKGGKVRIHHPLRGDRKILLDLSIKNGQEALIEQKKQKGAFKEALIELAEILGLEAPPSLMACVDISNIGDAFPVASYVTFRDGKPERSGYRKFRIQLEKGQDDFKMLAHVMERQFKENPLPDLLVIDGGPGQLGACVERLQEMSVLPVSRGVVSIAKERFRTGKLERIFIPGMENPVILPPHSKATHILVHMRDEAHRFAITYHRSLRENILRESRLLKIPGIGPEREKKLLKEFRSFNAIMAAPVEEIMRVAGVSQKVAQAILDMGKD, encoded by the coding sequence ATGGCTGAGATCATAAACACCGGGACGGAAAATGTTTTTTCTCCCGAGATTCTGGAAAGAATCCGGATGGCTCCATGCGAACCAGGCGTCTATATCATGAAAGACGCCGATGGGCATGTCCTTTACGTAGGAAAATCACGGAACCTTAGAGACCGAATAAGATCCTACTTTACCACCCGAACCGGTCGTGGGAACCGGATCGCCATGATGGTCACGAAAATCCGGAATATTGATACCATCGTAACGCAAACCGAAGTCGATGCACTCATTCTCGAAAACAGCCTCATCAAAAAATACCGCCCAAAATACAATGTCTTGCTGAGGGATGATAAAACCTATCCTCTCTTAAGGTTTACATGGCAAGAATCCTTCCCAAGACTTTCTGTCGTCAGAAAAATCCAGAATGATGGCGCACTTTACTTTGGTCCATTTGTTTCCCCTGGAGCTCTCAAGGATACATTAAGGCTCGTAACCCGAACATTTCCCCTGGCTTCCTGCGAAATCCCGCTGGACGGATCGACCGAAAGACCTTGTGTCGAGTACCAGATACAGAGATGTCTCGGACCATGCGCCGGCCTTGTTTCCATTCCGGACTACCGGAAAGTCGCCAATGAGGTCCGGCTATTTCTCGAGGGAAAAAATGATGACCTGCTCAGGGCCCTTCATCAGGAAATGACAACACTTGCAAAAGATCTGCGATTTGAAGAGGCTGCAAAAATACGGGACAGATTCCTAAACGTTTCAATGATTCAGGAAAAACAAGGCATTTCCTTCGACATTCAACATTCTGTGGATGTCGTGGCAATCGTTCGGGACGTCCCTTTTGTTCTCATAGAGGTTCTTCAGCTTCGGGGAGGATCGGTGAGTGGAAAACGGGAGATTGATTTAAAAAATGGTGAAGAAGCCACCGATTCTGAACTTCTTGGAGCTTTTTTCGATCAATATTATGGCAAGGACCTCTCGACCATACCGGACGAGATTCTCATTGGAAGTCCCCTGTCTGAAGAAGAGCTCATGAGTCTCAGCTGGCTCACCGAAAAGAAAGGTGGGAAAGTAAGAATCCACCATCCACTTCGTGGAGACAGAAAAATCCTTCTGGATCTTTCCATCAAAAATGGTCAGGAAGCACTTATTGAACAGAAAAAACAAAAAGGGGCTTTCAAGGAAGCACTTATTGAACTTGCAGAAATTCTGGGGCTCGAAGCTCCTCCATCCCTGATGGCTTGTGTTGACATATCCAATATAGGGGATGCTTTTCCCGTCGCATCGTACGTTACTTTCCGGGATGGCAAACCAGAAAGGTCCGGCTATAGGAAATTCAGGATCCAGCTTGAAAAAGGACAGGATGACTTCAAAATGCTCGCACATGTGATGGAACGCCAATTCAAGGAAAACCCGCTTCCGGATCTCTTGGTCATCGATGGTGGACCGGGACAGCTTGGTGCCTGTGTTGAAAGGCTCCAGGAAATGTCGGTTCTTCCTGTCTCCCGGGGCGTTGTCTCCATTGCAAAAGAACGCTTCAGAACAGGAAAGCTTGAACGCATTTTCATCCCGGGAATGGAAAACCCGGTCATTCTCCCTCCACACAGTAAAGCAACCCATATTCTGGTCCACATGAGAGACGAGGCCCATCGATTTGCCATTACCTACCATCGATCCCTCAGGGAAAACATCCTGAGAGAGTCAAGACTTCTCAAAATTCCCGGAATCGGACCCGAGCGTGAAAAAAAGTTGCTGAAAGAGTTCCGCTCGTTCAACGCGATCATGGCCGCTCCCGTCGAAGAGATCATGCGCGTTGCCGGAGTCTCCCAAAAGGTGGCCCAAGCGATCCTTGATATGGGGAAAGACTGA